Part of the Benincasa hispida cultivar B227 chromosome 11, ASM972705v1, whole genome shotgun sequence genome, CATTgtttttgtcaattttaacctaacaaaaaaagagaaaaaaagtacGTGCTATTGTCTTAAGTTCGAAAGTTCATTTCTTTGAGATATGTAAGTTCAAGATGATGTTCATCTtaaaacctaagtttaatcttaattaattaattagaaaaaagattaaacttcatAGGAAAGAAAACCCtagaactttttatttattttaatggtaatctatttttattttattttatttttaaagtcaCGATATCACAACACTCTTAAATTAGAAATTCATTAAAATGTTTGACGAAAGTTAAGACTAAAAATGGTGTGCTAGTGACCTGAAATGAAAAGTGAGATCCAAACATTGCTATATAACTCAATGACTGCATGCGTTTTAGGAAAAAACTTTTAGGTGTGtgataattcattttttttaaagttaaaaagttatttttttggtGTGTATAGAGAAAGAGAGCATATGACTTAGGTTAGggtaatatttcaatttttggacacacatatatatattgcaattttgtcaaaaaaagaaaaaaaaaaaagaaaaaacattcaACAAAGCTCTAGCTCACGCTTTCAAGAAATAGTAAGTATTTCCCTTCTCGAATTGATTAGATATTTATTTATACGAATCATTGTTAGATGAAGAGAAGCCTTCATAATGTTTTTTGTTATTCAATAATTGGAAATACGACGAAATGAACTATTTTTAGAATGTACAAATGCTCTTTAAGCGCCGCACCTCACGATTTCAGATCTGaaattttctttccatttcgattctgtctcaatttttttttctcatttcacGATCTGGGTTCTCTCTCTTTCATCGTTTTCGTTCTCCAAGTCACTCGTTCCCTctgtttttatttgtttttgttccCCAAATCTCCTTCTCAGCTTTGTTGTTCGATCTCTTCATGGAATCTAGCTTGAAAATGGCGGAAATGGCTTCTTCTTATTGATTTACTGTTTGTCGGTGAGTTATTCTCTCTCCCGTGAGGGTAAAATAACAATGATAATCGAAAAAAACTGTCGAATCCCCTACCCTTTTCCTGTTACTGCAAGTTTATCTTCATTTTAATGAGTATGGTGTTTTCATTGTATGCTCTGTTGTTTTGTTTGAATGAAATCAGATGAAGAAAAGACCTTCAGTCGTTATTTGATTCAATTTCTGCTTTTCATTTGTCATTTGTGGAATAGAACTGAAAAAGGGTTGTTGTTAGTTGGGGGGAAGTGGGGGGCGTTTATTTGATTCAATTTCTTCTCTTCATTTGTGCACATAAGCACATATCATACGAAATTTTAGAAAAGTTGAGAAGCCAAAATATCAAGATTTAGTTCATGAAGTTATTGCATGACCTCTTTCGTGGCCTTATTTAACTTCAGATTTAGGCATTGTGGTTAATACTGTCAATGGAATTTAATTAAGTTTGTGTGTGTAAGTGACTAATGGATAATGGGCATGTCATAAGAACATTCTTGAATGTTGTTATGGCATGGGAGGACAAGGATGTTATAGAAACTTTGTaaagtttaaagaataaatGGAATGAACAAAATGCTCAAAGTTTATGGTTACAATTTGAGCTGTATAAAAATCTGATGTAAAGTTGTTTTGggtttattttttcttctataAAAGGGTTCTCCAGAGTGTTAAGAAgatgagaagaaaagaaggCCCTTTTGATTCAGGATCCTGGTAGAATGATTGCTCTGTGCTGAAATGGAAAGTAAAACCTCTTTAGATGGGTGGTTTAGATTGTATGGCTACAAAAGATAGAGAGTTTGAAATAGATCTTGAAGGTGGTGGTAATACCAGCGAAGATGATTTGAGCAGTGAAACTGACTCAACATCAAAAAGACATGCTAGAAAAACTTTTAACAGGCTTCGGAGTGGGTTTCTGAGTTCTGATGGATCTATAAGTCGAATTGGTAGCTTTGCTTCCAGTAGTAATTCCACCAAGCTTGTTAAGCTTGGTGTCGATGAGAATGTGGAGTTGTCGATGGACAGTTCAGATGGAGAAAAGAGGAGAGAATTTGGGGCTTTTGCAGAGAAGAAGAACGTGAAAGGGAAGATTGGAAAAGTTCACAAGCCACCACGACCTCCGAGGGGTCCATCGTTGGATGCTGCTGACAGGATCTTTGTTAAAGAGATGACTGAGTTAGCCGTGAAAAAGCGTGCCACAGTTGAGAGAATAAAAGctttgaagaagatgaaagctGAGAAAGCATCTTCATTCAACAGCAGCTTACCTGCCTTATTTATCACGCTGCTTTTCTTTGTAGTCATCATCTTTCAAGGTATGGGATAGTGAAATTTATACTTTTCCCCACATTTTGATACTGCCATGGCTATTAGAAACAGTGCACTGATAGTAAAAACCTTATCAATAAGCTCTCAAATTGACATTGTGAGTAAAGGAGGATAGTTATGAAGCATTATTtatgctcattttttaaaaaatgcctTGCAGGAATGAGTGCTAAAGGTAGCACAATGGTATTGATGTCGGATTCTCCTGCCCCTTCCGTCGGTGGAAGTGCAGGCTTGATTGTTCAACATTCGTTTCAATCTTCCCCCGATGTTAACGAACCTCAATCCCACATTCTCAAGTCAGCGTAGCTCAATCTTTCCACTGTTCGTTGTCATAATCGCTTTATTATTGTGTGCCATTCATCTTAAATCCATTGTTCTGATGCAGTTTTGCAGGAAAGCAAACTTCTGACCCTGATGCCATACGAGAAGCGAGGTCGGTGGAAGAGTTGAAGAACCACTAAAGTTTAGTGTCAATAATCTGGTAAATCATCGCCATCTCCTTTAGACTGAAATTTTCATACCATATAATTTGATTTAAGGCTTCAGATCGTGTTGGTATCTGTAAATACGCAAAGGTCTCTACCTTCCTCCAATGGTCTTTTGCTAGGCACTTCATGTACAGAGAGTTCGCATATTATTGATccatattttactttttttttttttttcctataatcAAATTGGCATTATTTCAGATGAATTGTTTCATTAGATTAGTCGAGGGAGGGGCGTGTAAGCTGGTtcatgagaaaaataaaaaggtgtCTAGACTCGCAACATACTTGAATCCAATTAAAAGGCAAGAACAAGTagtttttccattaaaaaaagggaaaaaaggtactcataatttattttttttaaaaaaaacagacTGAGGAAGAACATTGAACATGGCTGGTAGGTAACCTAcaaatatttcatgtttttagaTGTGTTTGATAGTAAATTCATAAATTGAATTATAGTTTAAGCaatttaaaatgtgtttgatattattttttttagactaTAGAAttagttgtatttttttttaaagtacaataGGAGATGGGAGGATTAAAACTATATCTATATTATCGTCGAGCTATATTCGCTTTGGTAAAACTAGTTGGAGTTATcaactaaatatttatttgaatataaactattattaattaatttatagacatattttatgttaattttttttatataatcattattttgtaatattatataattcataatatattatataatacatattttaattaaaaaatgatttgagTTTATAATATGAACACTACCTTTCTAAatgttctaatttcttttaatataattttacattttattttcttgcatgaaaattattattactattcaATCaagtttgataaaaattaattttgaagaattaaattaagatattttaaaaatatagagactaaaattgaataaacttaATAGTATGAGAATCAAAATAGTATCTTTAACTTAAAACTATATTCTTGAACACTCAAAAA contains:
- the LOC120089897 gene encoding uncharacterized protein LOC120089897; amino-acid sequence: MGGLDCMATKDREFEIDLEGGGNTSEDDLSSETDSTSKRHARKTFNRLRSGFLSSDGSISRIGSFASSSNSTKLVKLGVDENVELSMDSSDGEKRREFGAFAEKKNVKGKIGKVHKPPRPPRGPSLDAADRIFVKEMTELAVKKRATVERIKALKKMKAEKASSFNSSLPALFITLLFFVVIIFQGMSAKGSTMVLMSDSPAPSVGGSAGLIVQHSFQSSPDVNEPQSHILNFAGKQTSDPDAIREARSVEELKNH